Proteins from one Cryptomeria japonica chromosome 4, Sugi_1.0, whole genome shotgun sequence genomic window:
- the LOC131061150 gene encoding uncharacterized protein LOC131061150 has translation MYCTEAESCFRPCSNRPSSLDLFGPASHSSSFQSSPQQIPNALGYGYEDSSQQPKRLQEEDLIGRLDECVSDANSANYSPVDCTLSLGTPSTRYSSTKQGAFTGSMEGRDIASDPFKGTCASYTWNNSSSNNVSWQAPLDYSRDMSFANAKQGRPTTYGNMFNQNSVSNGRMIHKSGRNGSENISSVGRKCANCDTTTTPLWRNGPKGPKSLCNACGIRYKKEERRTAACTDPHQTKKNNQDDIYENSYNMNMIHGCCTDDMTTNTREASCLTWQGSSCVYLQRPNSLLSMHQAENNIPRTLPTSSYADEGPTLLFGRSVD, from the exons ATGTATTGCACCGAAGCAGAGAGCTGTTTCAGGCCTTGTTCCAACAGGCCTAGCAGTCTGGATCTTTTTGGCcctgcatctcattcttcttcTTTCCAGAGTAGTCCCCAACAAATTCCCAATGCTTTGGGCTATGGGTATGAAGATAGCAGTCAGCAGCCCAAAAGATTGCAGGAAGAGGACTTGATAGGGCGTTTGGATGAGTGTGTTTCAGATGCCAACTCTGCTAATTATTCTCCAGTAGATTGTACACTCTCTCTTGGGACACCATCAACGAGATACTCAAGTACAAAACAAGGAGCCTTCACAGGCAGCATGGAAGGAAGGGACATTGCATCTGATCCATTCAAGGGAACTTGTGCTTCCTACACATGGAACAACTCTTCCTCAAATAATGTCTCTTGGCAAGCACCTCTGGACTACTCCAGAGACATGAGTTTTGCCAATGCAAAGcaaggaagaccaacaacctatgGAAACATGTTTAACCAAAATAGTGTTTCCAATGGTCGGATGATTCATAAATCTGGACGCAATGGATCAGAAAATATAAGTTCTGTGGGAAGAAAATGTGCAAATTGTGATACCACCACAACACCTCTCTGGAGAAATGGTCCCAAGGGTCCTAAG TCGCTCTGCAATGCATGTGGTATTCGTTACAAGAAAGAAGAGAGGCGTACTGCAGCCTGCACTGATCCTCATCAAACCAAGAAGAACAATCAGGATGATATATATGAAAACAGTTACAATATGAATATGATCCATGGGTGCTGCACAGATGATATGACTACCAACACCAGGGAAGCCAGTTGCTTGACATGGCAGGGAAGCTCCTGTGTATACCTTCAAAGACCAAACTCTTTGTTAAGTATGCACCAAGCTGAAAATAATATTCCAAGGACATTGCCAACTTCTTCTTATGCAGACGAAGGCCCTACATTGCTTTTTGGCCGGTCTGTGGACTAA